A genomic stretch from Anas platyrhynchos isolate ZD024472 breed Pekin duck chromosome 39, IASCAAS_PekinDuck_T2T, whole genome shotgun sequence includes:
- the LOC140001244 gene encoding peptidyl-prolyl cis-trans isomerase-like → MLRRSKAEVERCVASVQASAASRREGGDVTNHDGTGGRSIYGDAFEEESFEVKHTGPGLLSMANRGRATNNSQFFTTLKTVEALDFKHVVFGFVTDGTDVVKKLESFGSPNGLVSGRVVITDCGQIENSGF, encoded by the exons ATGTTGAGGCGCAGCAAGGCCGAGGTGGAGCGCTGTGTCGCCTCCGTGCAGGCCTCTGCGGCTTCTCGGAGAGAG ggaggtGATGTAACTAACCATGATGGAACAGGTGGACGGTCTATTTATGGAGATGCATTTGAAGAAGAGAGCTTTGAAGTGAAGCACACGGGTCCTGGATTGCTGTCGATGGCAAATAGGGGTCGGGCTACGAATAACTCTCAGTTCTTCACAACACTCAAAACAGTAGAAGCCTTGGACTTTAAACAcgtggtgtttggttttgtgacaGATGGAACGGATGTTGTGAAAAAGCTCGAATCCTTTGGTTCTCCCAACGGGTTAGTAAGTGGAAGAGTTGTCATTACAGACTGTGGGCAAATAGAGAATTCTGGCTTTTGA